A single genomic interval of Natronolimnobius sp. AArcel1 harbors:
- a CDS encoding DNA-directed DNA polymerase II small subunit: protein MPLEDHARIVSELTSRGYNAEREAVTQLAAADQPAAVLEFLLDELPADALVVRSTHVESARSALETDAAATNPDPAPDAAAQADSTPSVSTGTTQPTAGGSGAETPVETEGSQPIERSVDHDLRDLEITGDMTGQSTGTGDYSDFVTVFRDRLERLGSKLRGRINHRPATAIQSMPGGSEVAMVGLVNDVRSTASGHWLVELEDATGTFPWLVMKDREYADLVGELLCDEALAMEGTLSDDAGIAFVDSMYFPDVPRTHEPSTADRHVQAALISDVHVGSDEFMADAWNDFSDWLHTEQAKHVEYLLIAGDMVEGVGVYPNQDDELEIIDIYEQYEAFNERLKQVPGDLDVVMIPGNHDAVRLAEPQPGFDEKLRGIMSAHDPQIVSNPSTVTLEGVSVLMYHGVSLDEVIAELPEEKANYDEPHKAMFQLLKKRHVAPQFGGHTRLAPEEEDYLVIDEVPDIFHTGHVHKLGFGKYHNVLAINSGCWQSQTDFQKSVNIDPDAGFAPIVDLDTLDVTVQKFS, encoded by the coding sequence GTGCCTCTCGAGGACCACGCCCGAATCGTCAGCGAACTCACCAGCCGCGGCTACAATGCCGAACGCGAAGCCGTGACACAACTCGCGGCTGCAGACCAGCCCGCGGCCGTCCTCGAGTTCCTTCTCGACGAACTGCCGGCGGATGCGCTGGTCGTCCGCTCGACGCACGTCGAATCGGCGCGGTCGGCCCTCGAGACCGACGCCGCCGCGACGAATCCGGACCCTGCTCCCGACGCCGCCGCACAGGCTGACTCGACCCCCTCTGTTTCGACTGGAACGACCCAGCCCACGGCGGGTGGCTCTGGGGCTGAAACTCCAGTCGAAACGGAGGGGTCTCAGCCCATCGAACGGAGCGTCGATCACGACCTACGCGACCTCGAGATAACGGGGGATATGACCGGTCAGAGCACCGGCACGGGCGACTATTCGGATTTCGTGACGGTGTTTCGGGATCGCCTCGAGCGACTCGGATCCAAGCTCCGTGGGCGGATCAATCACCGACCGGCGACGGCGATACAGTCGATGCCCGGCGGGAGCGAGGTTGCGATGGTGGGTCTGGTCAACGACGTTCGCTCGACGGCCAGCGGTCACTGGCTGGTCGAACTCGAGGATGCCACCGGAACGTTCCCGTGGCTCGTGATGAAAGATCGGGAGTACGCTGATCTGGTGGGCGAACTGCTCTGTGACGAGGCGCTGGCGATGGAGGGGACACTCTCCGATGACGCCGGCATCGCGTTCGTCGATTCGATGTACTTCCCGGATGTACCGCGAACGCACGAGCCATCGACGGCGGATCGCCACGTTCAGGCGGCACTCATCAGCGATGTCCACGTCGGCAGCGACGAGTTCATGGCCGACGCCTGGAACGATTTTTCCGACTGGCTCCACACGGAGCAGGCCAAACACGTCGAGTACCTGCTCATCGCGGGCGATATGGTCGAAGGGGTTGGCGTCTACCCCAATCAGGACGACGAACTCGAGATCATCGACATCTACGAGCAGTACGAGGCGTTTAACGAACGGCTCAAGCAGGTACCCGGCGATCTCGACGTCGTCATGATTCCGGGGAACCACGACGCGGTGCGACTGGCCGAACCCCAGCCCGGATTTGACGAGAAACTCCGAGGAATCATGTCCGCGCACGATCCACAGATCGTGAGCAATCCCTCGACGGTCACGCTCGAGGGCGTGTCTGTCCTGATGTATCACGGGGTTTCGCTGGATGAGGTCATCGCGGAGTTACCCGAGGAGAAAGCGAACTACGACGAGCCACACAAGGCGATGTTCCAACTGCTGAAAAAGCGCCACGTCGCCCCGCAGTTCGGCGGACACACTCGATTGGCGCCTGAGGAGGAGGACTATCTCGTCATTGACGAGGTGCCGGACATTTTCCACACGGGCCACGTCCACAAACTCGGCTTTGGCAAGTATCACAACGTGCTTGCGATCAACTCGGGCTGTTGGCAGTCACAGACGGACTTCCAGAAGAGCGTCAACATCGATCCGGACGCTGGATTCGCGCCAATCGTCGATCTCGATACACTCGATGTGACCGTTCAGAAGTTCAGTTGA
- a CDS encoding AAA family ATPase, protein MSNDDTEPPQSETTEIDNRDGFSADLEGTDLGGDEPKQGLFDDLLSGEPIFENKEVLRPSYTPHELPHRSDQINKMATILVAALRGETPSNILIYGKTGTGKTASAKFVSKELESTSQKYSVPCDVEYINCEVTDTQYRVLAQLANKFIEKNKARIDDQVDSLETLRDALEEYEDGTDESVDLEVDPDVFDDADESATPGVSTGPANQPTERNSPGETGGSDSGGQAGEDGRETGPDHDGTSPTGSDATETDDHPLASTPFDSREEIDDRIESLEDDKDSFEDVPMTGWPTDRVYSVFFDAVDYDERVVVIMLDEIDKLVEKSGDDTLYNLSRMNSELKNSRVSIIGISNDLKFTDFLDPRVKSSLGEEEIVFPPYDANQLRDILEHRSEVAFKGGALSDDVIPLCAAFAAQEHGDARRALDLLRTAGELAERSQAETIIEEHVREAQDKIELDRVVEVVRTLPTQSKLVLFAIILLEKNGVHSINTGEVFNIYKRLCEEIDADVLTQRRVTDLISELDMLGIVNAVVVSKGRYGRTKEISLSVPIDETEAVLLSDSRLSDIDDVQPFVQARFEN, encoded by the coding sequence ATGTCAAACGACGATACGGAACCACCACAGTCAGAGACGACCGAGATCGACAACCGAGATGGGTTTTCAGCGGACCTCGAGGGAACCGATCTTGGCGGCGATGAGCCCAAGCAGGGGCTGTTCGACGACCTCCTCAGCGGAGAGCCGATCTTCGAGAACAAGGAAGTGCTGCGCCCCTCCTATACGCCACACGAACTCCCACACCGGAGCGATCAGATCAACAAGATGGCGACGATCCTCGTTGCTGCCCTTCGCGGCGAGACGCCATCGAACATCCTGATCTACGGCAAGACCGGGACCGGCAAGACCGCGAGCGCCAAGTTCGTTAGTAAGGAACTCGAGAGCACGTCCCAGAAATACAGTGTCCCCTGTGACGTCGAGTACATCAACTGCGAGGTGACCGACACGCAGTATCGCGTTCTCGCACAACTCGCGAATAAGTTCATCGAGAAGAACAAAGCTCGGATCGACGACCAGGTTGACTCTCTCGAGACGCTTCGAGACGCACTCGAAGAGTACGAGGACGGCACAGACGAGTCAGTCGACCTCGAGGTCGACCCCGACGTGTTCGACGACGCCGACGAATCCGCCACCCCAGGCGTTTCTACTGGACCCGCCAATCAGCCGACGGAGCGCAATTCTCCAGGCGAAACAGGGGGGTCTGATTCGGGCGGACAAGCGGGTGAAGACGGTCGTGAGACTGGTCCCGATCACGACGGCACATCCCCCACCGGTTCGGATGCAACTGAGACGGATGACCACCCGCTTGCGTCGACGCCATTCGATTCGCGTGAGGAAATCGACGACCGAATCGAATCACTCGAGGACGACAAAGATTCCTTCGAGGACGTGCCGATGACGGGGTGGCCGACCGACCGCGTCTACAGCGTTTTCTTCGATGCCGTCGATTACGACGAACGGGTGGTCGTTATCATGTTAGACGAGATCGACAAACTCGTCGAGAAAAGCGGTGACGACACGCTCTATAATCTCTCGCGGATGAACTCCGAACTCAAGAATTCGCGGGTCTCGATCATCGGCATCTCGAACGATCTGAAATTCACGGACTTTCTCGACCCGCGCGTCAAGTCTTCGCTTGGCGAGGAAGAGATTGTCTTCCCACCGTACGACGCGAATCAGTTGCGAGACATCTTAGAACATCGCTCCGAAGTCGCGTTCAAAGGCGGGGCGCTTTCGGATGACGTGATTCCGCTGTGTGCAGCGTTTGCCGCGCAGGAACACGGCGATGCGCGCCGAGCGCTCGATCTGTTGCGGACGGCGGGTGAACTCGCCGAACGTTCGCAAGCCGAGACGATCATCGAAGAACACGTCCGCGAGGCCCAGGATAAGATCGAACTCGATCGCGTCGTCGAGGTCGTCCGAACCCTCCCCACGCAATCGAAACTCGTCCTCTTCGCGATCATCTTGCTCGAGAAAAACGGCGTTCACAGCATCAACACGGGCGAGGTGTTCAATATCTACAAACGGCTTTGTGAGGAGATCGATGCTGACGTACTCACCCAGCGACGGGTAACGGACCTCATTAGCGAACTCGATATGCTCGGGATCGTCAATGCTGTGGTTGTCTCGAAGGGGCGGTACGGCCGAACCAAAGAGATCAGCCTCTCGGTGCCCATCGACGAAACCGAAGCCGTTCTCCTGTCGGATTCGCGCCTCTCCGATATCGACGATGTTCAGCCGTTCGTCCAGGCTCGATTCGAAAACTAA
- a CDS encoding S26 family signal peptidase — MSGPDAGRFDDDDDWEDRDDGADRQPPVETDQDGHGSEQPPAATDQSNDVTIADDGYVRWFLNTNDERVAITRDIVSSVAIVAVIGLLLFTVSGVWPPLVAVESGSMEPNMERGDLIFVVDDDRFVGDEPVDGTGVVPMETSEGHDKFGEDGDVIIFQPDGSEYQTPVIHRAHFWVDEGDDWVAQADEDIIGDTTCEQVNTCPAEHAGFITKGDANSGYDQHRGHVSDVVKPEWVTGKASFRIPWLGHVRLAFEDFFAGMAAPAPVIDVPASAVDVMDPQTLSVSALGATGVASVSTGLAVAAGRTRD, encoded by the coding sequence ATGAGCGGGCCCGACGCCGGCAGGTTCGACGACGATGACGACTGGGAAGACCGTGACGACGGCGCTGATCGGCAGCCGCCTGTAGAAACGGACCAAGACGGCCACGGTAGTGAGCAACCGCCAGCAGCAACTGACCAATCGAACGACGTGACGATTGCGGACGACGGATACGTTCGCTGGTTTCTCAACACCAATGACGAGCGCGTCGCCATTACGCGAGATATCGTAAGCAGTGTCGCAATCGTCGCCGTGATCGGGCTCTTGCTGTTCACGGTCAGCGGTGTCTGGCCGCCGCTGGTCGCCGTCGAGAGCGGCAGTATGGAGCCGAACATGGAACGTGGTGACCTGATCTTCGTTGTCGACGACGACCGCTTCGTTGGCGATGAGCCGGTAGACGGAACAGGTGTTGTTCCGATGGAGACGAGCGAGGGCCACGATAAGTTCGGCGAGGACGGTGATGTCATCATCTTCCAGCCCGACGGTTCTGAGTACCAGACGCCCGTCATCCATCGCGCACACTTCTGGGTCGATGAAGGCGACGACTGGGTTGCACAAGCCGACGAAGATATCATCGGTGACACCACCTGCGAACAGGTCAACACCTGTCCCGCAGAGCACGCCGGGTTCATCACGAAAGGCGATGCAAACAGCGGCTACGACCAACACCGCGGTCATGTCAGCGATGTCGTCAAACCCGAGTGGGTTACTGGCAAAGCCTCCTTTCGCATCCCGTGGCTCGGCCACGTTCGACTGGCCTTCGAAGACTTCTTTGCCGGAATGGCCGCCCCAGCACCCGTAATCGACGTCCCCGCCAGTGCGGTCGATGTGATGGACCCACAGACACTCTCGGTGAGTGCCCTCGGTGCAACCGGCGTCGCCAGTGTCAGTACCGGTCTCGCCGTTGCTGCAGGTCGAACTCGAGACTGA